Proteins encoded in a region of the Bacteroidota bacterium genome:
- the radA gene encoding DNA repair protein RadA — protein MSKEKTVFFCQNCGAQSAKWIGHCNSCGEWNTYVEEVVKKPSASGKNYTRANETPHARLIRDIDIETLQRIDTHNAELNRVLGDGIVPGSLVLIGGEPGIGKSTLMLQVALGLHDCKVLYISGEESEQQIKMRAERVGIINENCYVLAETSTQNIFQEIEKLQPGIVVIDSIQTLQTSSIDSSAGSISQIRECAAEFQRYSKQSAVPVFLIGHITKDGTIAGPKLLEHMVDTVLQFEGERNHVYRILRAVKNRFGSTSEMGIFEMQNSGLREVSNPSEILISQHDENISGVAVSAAIEGLRPMLIEVQALVSSAAYGTPQRSSTGFDLRRMNMLLAVLEKRCGFRLGAKDVFLNIAGGLRVDDPAIDLALVAAVLSSAEDIPVDMKSCFAAEVGLSGEIRPVHRIEQRIGEAEKLGFDTIYISRYNFSSIEKNNYKIKVVPLGKLSDMFTLLFG, from the coding sequence ATGTCTAAAGAAAAAACCGTATTCTTTTGCCAAAACTGCGGAGCGCAGTCGGCAAAATGGATAGGACATTGCAATTCCTGCGGCGAATGGAACACCTACGTAGAAGAGGTTGTTAAAAAGCCTTCTGCTTCCGGCAAAAACTATACCCGTGCAAATGAAACGCCTCATGCCAGGCTTATCCGGGATATAGACATTGAAACACTCCAGCGAATTGATACACATAACGCAGAATTGAACCGCGTTCTGGGCGATGGTATTGTTCCCGGTTCACTTGTTCTGATCGGCGGTGAACCCGGAATCGGGAAATCGACTCTGATGCTGCAGGTAGCGCTTGGACTCCACGATTGTAAAGTGCTGTATATTTCAGGCGAAGAAAGTGAGCAACAGATAAAAATGAGAGCCGAACGCGTTGGAATTATAAATGAAAATTGCTACGTTCTGGCGGAAACTTCAACACAAAATATTTTTCAGGAAATTGAAAAGTTACAACCGGGCATCGTTGTGATTGATTCCATACAAACATTACAAACATCTTCTATTGATTCGTCGGCAGGCAGTATTTCGCAGATACGCGAATGTGCGGCCGAATTTCAGCGTTACTCCAAACAAAGTGCTGTTCCGGTATTTCTGATCGGGCATATTACAAAAGACGGAACCATTGCCGGACCCAAGCTGCTGGAGCATATGGTTGATACAGTTTTGCAATTCGAAGGTGAACGAAACCATGTTTACAGGATACTGCGCGCAGTTAAAAACAGATTTGGCAGCACCAGCGAAATGGGTATTTTTGAGATGCAGAACAGTGGCTTGCGCGAAGTTTCAAATCCGTCGGAGATACTCATCTCCCAGCATGATGAAAACATAAGCGGCGTAGCTGTTTCAGCCGCCATTGAAGGTTTGCGGCCCATGCTTATAGAAGTGCAGGCGCTGGTAAGTTCTGCTGCTTATGGAACTCCGCAGCGCTCATCAACCGGTTTTGACCTGCGCCGGATGAATATGCTTCTTGCCGTACTTGAAAAAAGATGCGGTTTCAGGCTTGGCGCAAAAGATGTTTTCCTGAATATTGCCGGAGGGCTTCGTGTTGACGACCCAGCCATTGACCTTGCACTGGTGGCTGCCGTACTTTCTTCAGCTGAAGATATTCCCGTAGATATGAAATCATGCTTTGCAGCAGAAGTTGGACTTTCGGGCGAAATACGTCCGGTACACCGTATTGAGCAACGCATAGGCGAAGCAGAGAAACTCGGCTTCGACACAATTTATATCTCACGATACAACTTCTCTTCGATAGAAAAGAACAACTATAAAATAAAAGTAGTGCCGCTCGGCAAACTCTCTGATATGTTCACACTGTTGTTTGGCTAA
- the rfaE2 gene encoding D-glycero-beta-D-manno-heptose 1-phosphate adenylyltransferase, whose product MEQLQIIQNKVFRNDEALLRKIALWRLKSEKIVFTNGCFDLLHLGHIDYLSKASDLGSILVLGLNTDASVRALKGNNRPITDERSRALVLASLRFIDIVVLFDEETPLSLIQTVRPDILVKGSDYTEDRIVGAPFVKSYGGTIKTIDFVDGYSTSDIEKKIKGIN is encoded by the coding sequence ATGGAACAGCTTCAAATAATTCAAAATAAGGTATTTCGCAACGACGAAGCCCTATTGCGAAAAATTGCCTTGTGGCGGCTGAAATCCGAAAAAATTGTATTTACCAACGGCTGTTTCGATTTGCTGCACCTTGGTCATATCGATTACCTTTCGAAAGCATCTGATTTAGGCAGTATTCTGGTTCTCGGTCTTAATACAGACGCATCGGTTCGTGCTTTGAAAGGCAACAACCGTCCGATTACCGACGAGCGGTCAAGAGCGCTTGTACTGGCATCGCTCAGGTTTATTGATATTGTTGTTTTATTCGACGAAGAAACACCGCTCAGCCTTATACAAACCGTTCGACCGGATATTCTGGTAAAAGGAAGCGACTATACAGAAGACCGGATTGTTGGTGCACCCTTTGTAAAGTCATATGGCGGCACTATAAAAACCATTGATTTTGTGGATGGATATTCAACTTCGGATATCGAAAAAAAGATTAAGGGTATAAATTAA
- a CDS encoding lysylphosphatidylglycerol synthase transmembrane domain-containing protein translates to MKKKLLDILKVILFLGIGVFLIWYFYNKLTSDDKSRIIESFTNANYYIILLSVAVALLSHIIRTLRWQMLLKASGNNPGFMNTFLSLMIGYFANLALPRLGEVSRCGLLNKYEKVPFTVSFGTVISERALDLVTFIVLFFVNFLIQYDTLKEYVSANFYAPLAQKFEWIGKGYILWAAMLLIVVLFTLTIIYHKKLLRFRPYGVIIGIVKGFWIGLKSISKIKKPVLFIIYTLGIWVCYFLMTWIVFFSLTEMAGFGPVPAFSVLVIGTIGIMLLPGGVGIYPILVKETLGLYGAASATSYALGWLLWGTQTISIIIAGIIALILLPIINSVKNGTASNNSK, encoded by the coding sequence GTGAAGAAGAAACTGCTGGATATCCTTAAAGTCATTCTGTTCCTTGGAATAGGGGTTTTTCTTATCTGGTACTTCTATAATAAGCTTACCTCTGACGACAAATCGCGGATTATTGAGTCGTTTACAAATGCCAATTATTATATCATTTTGTTAAGTGTAGCTGTCGCCTTACTTAGTCATATTATCCGCACACTTCGTTGGCAAATGCTATTAAAGGCTTCCGGCAACAACCCCGGATTTATGAACACCTTTCTTTCATTAATGATAGGATATTTTGCGAATCTGGCGCTGCCACGGCTAGGCGAAGTAAGCCGCTGCGGGCTGTTGAACAAATATGAAAAAGTGCCTTTCACGGTATCCTTCGGGACCGTAATTTCTGAGCGTGCCCTGGATTTAGTAACTTTTATTGTGCTGTTTTTTGTGAATTTTCTTATCCAGTACGACACGCTGAAGGAATATGTATCTGCTAACTTTTACGCTCCGCTTGCTCAGAAGTTTGAATGGATTGGCAAAGGATATATTCTTTGGGCCGCGATGTTATTAATTGTGGTCCTGTTTACGTTGACTATTATTTATCATAAAAAACTATTGCGTTTCCGCCCCTACGGTGTAATCATTGGTATCGTGAAAGGTTTTTGGATAGGCTTAAAGTCCATATCGAAGATAAAAAAGCCTGTTCTTTTCATCATCTATACGCTTGGTATCTGGGTTTGTTATTTTTTAATGACCTGGATTGTATTCTTCAGCCTGACAGAAATGGCAGGATTTGGGCCGGTGCCGGCATTTTCGGTGCTGGTTATTGGCACTATCGGAATTATGCTGTTGCCGGGAGGCGTTGGCATTTACCCCATTCTTGTAAAAGAAACACTGGGTCTTTATGGTGCTGCATCTGCCACATCCTACGCACTGGGATGGCTGTTATGGGGGACTCAAACAATTTCTATAATAATAGCGGGAATTATCGCTCTGATCTTGCTTCCAATTATCAATTCTGTAAAAAATGGAACAGCTTCAAATAATTCAAAATAA
- the panD gene encoding aspartate 1-decarboxylase: MQIEILKSKIHRVTVTHSEIDYIGSITIDEDLMDAANIIENEKVQVVNRNNGERLETYVIKGKRGSGDIGINGPAARKAMVGDIVIIMSFGILDFEEAKTFKPVVIFPDSITNKILK, encoded by the coding sequence ATGCAGATAGAAATACTTAAAAGCAAGATACACAGGGTAACAGTCACTCATTCTGAGATTGATTACATTGGCAGCATTACCATTGACGAAGACCTGATGGATGCAGCCAATATTATTGAAAACGAAAAGGTACAAGTGGTGAACCGTAATAATGGTGAACGTCTGGAAACCTATGTTATTAAAGGAAAGCGCGGCTCCGGAGATATCGGTATAAATGGTCCGGCCGCACGTAAGGCAATGGTTGGAGATATCGTAATAATAATGTCTTTTGGCATTTTGGATTTTGAAGAAGCAAAAACGTTTAAACCGGTGGTGATTTTCCCCGATTCAATTACAAATAAAATCCTGAAATAA
- the panC gene encoding pantoate--beta-alanine ligase — translation MKIIRKISEAKSLSDVLHIKQVTVGFVPTMGALHEGHLALVKRCKEENDICIVSIFVNPIQFNNTADYTNYPRDAEQDALMLTSVGCDILFEPTAEEMYPVPETAEYHFDGLERQMEGEFRPGHFNGVAIVVKKLFEITTPDKAYFGEKDFQQLLIVERLVQQLNLPVKIVNCPIVREADGLAMSSRNRRLNVKERECASHVPRIMRHTLQMSSTCSPDQIREWVTDECNRIDGLKLDYFEIADNKALLPVNAWNARNTAIGFIAVFVGPVRLIDNIKYY, via the coding sequence ATGAAGATTATCAGAAAAATTTCAGAAGCGAAATCCTTGTCAGATGTTTTACACATTAAGCAAGTTACGGTAGGTTTTGTTCCTACAATGGGCGCACTACACGAGGGACATCTGGCACTGGTAAAACGGTGCAAAGAAGAAAACGACATATGCATAGTCAGTATATTCGTAAATCCCATACAATTTAATAACACCGCAGATTATACTAACTATCCGCGTGATGCTGAGCAAGATGCACTAATGCTTACCTCTGTTGGCTGTGATATACTGTTTGAACCTACAGCCGAAGAAATGTACCCTGTTCCAGAAACTGCTGAATATCATTTCGACGGTCTTGAACGGCAAATGGAAGGTGAATTCAGACCCGGGCATTTCAATGGTGTCGCTATTGTTGTTAAAAAACTTTTTGAAATAACGACTCCGGATAAGGCTTATTTTGGTGAAAAAGACTTTCAGCAGCTATTAATCGTGGAGCGCCTTGTGCAACAACTAAATCTGCCGGTAAAAATCGTTAACTGCCCTATTGTAAGGGAGGCTGATGGTCTGGCAATGAGCTCCAGAAATCGAAGATTAAATGTAAAAGAGCGTGAATGCGCATCCCATGTTCCCCGGATCATGCGGCATACACTTCAAATGAGCAGCACGTGCAGCCCCGATCAAATCAGGGAATGGGTAACCGATGAATGTAATCGAATTGATGGCTTGAAACTCGATTATTTCGAAATCGCTGACAACAAAGCGCTGTTACCTGTTAATGCATGGAATGCCCGAAATACCGCCATTGGATTTATAGCTGTATTTGTAGGTCCCGTGCGTCTTATCGACAATATTAAATATTATTAG
- a CDS encoding glycogen/starch synthase: MSKHKILFVNQEIVPYLEESPMGHIGRHLPQGIQEKGKEIRTFMPRYGCVNERRNQLHEVIRLSGMNLIIDDTDHPLIIKVASIQSARLQVYFIDNEDYFHRKYTFHDKNGTFFNDNDERAIFYSRGVLETVKKLGWAPDIVHCHGWISSLVPLYIKRAFKDNPIFSETKVIVSLYDDGFKESLSKDFAKKVKHEGIADKDLKHYKNANYISMMKGAIDFSDAVVCGAENIEAELLDYAKKSGKPILKYTPAEKYIEAYDHFYDELLVNEEVLM, encoded by the coding sequence ATGTCCAAACACAAAATCTTATTTGTTAATCAGGAAATCGTCCCTTACCTGGAAGAAAGCCCCATGGGTCATATTGGCCGCCACCTTCCGCAGGGTATTCAGGAAAAAGGTAAAGAAATCAGGACGTTCATGCCTCGTTATGGTTGTGTAAACGAACGCAGAAACCAGTTGCATGAGGTCATTCGCTTATCAGGGATGAATCTTATCATTGATGACACCGATCATCCGCTTATCATTAAAGTAGCCTCTATTCAGAGCGCACGCCTTCAGGTATATTTCATAGACAATGAGGATTATTTCCATAGAAAATACACGTTTCACGATAAAAATGGCACTTTTTTCAATGATAACGATGAACGCGCCATTTTTTATTCAAGGGGCGTTTTGGAAACTGTAAAGAAACTTGGTTGGGCTCCGGATATCGTACATTGCCATGGATGGATTTCCAGCCTCGTTCCTCTCTACATCAAAAGAGCATTTAAAGACAACCCTATTTTCAGCGAAACTAAAGTTATTGTTTCATTGTACGACGACGGTTTTAAAGAAAGCCTGAGCAAGGATTTCGCAAAAAAAGTAAAGCACGAAGGTATTGCAGACAAAGACCTGAAGCATTACAAAAATGCGAACTACATAAGCATGATGAAAGGAGCTATTGATTTTTCGGATGCCGTTGTATGCGGTGCGGAAAACATAGAAGCCGAATTGTTGGATTATGCTAAAAAGAGCGGCAAGCCGATTCTTAAATACACACCTGCTGAAAAATATATTGAAGCATACGATCATTTCTACGACGAACTTCTTGTCAATGAAGAAGTATTAATGTAG
- a CDS encoding DUF4270 family protein, with the protein MKHLRIILRLLAASWIFALLFVSCKQDEQLGLEVQPPEDRLGVCFTDTCSVFAYSVWDKAIRTDEALYNVIGCYRDPIFGLTTACSYTQFHMPENALTFGTNPVPDSLVLCLAYAGQYGDSTEALTFFVNEIAENLYLDSAYHSDDKSTVFKNVLGTKTFVPKIHDSVFVDGINNIAHLRIKLSQNLAQKFIDASGTSDLADNTSFVSFFKGLRISSMPEFSSGSVQSFGFLSSGTKLVLYYHNDSDTTSQKFVIDEKCARYNAFEHYGYGQADPMLKNQILNGDTLAPNSLYLQAMGGLKVKLQFPHILDLVSKNQIAIDKAVLVVKVDETTIGTLNPPVNLALIKINNDGTFSFLPDQYFGTSYFGGSYDASTHEYRFTISKYIQDLLLYGSGYDKGLYLAVSGAAIYGNRVVINGSGNTNGKLRLEITYTKIN; encoded by the coding sequence TTGAAACATTTGCGTATTATTTTAAGGCTCCTTGCTGCCTCATGGATATTCGCCCTGCTGTTTGTTTCATGCAAACAGGATGAGCAATTAGGTCTTGAAGTGCAGCCACCCGAAGATAGGTTGGGCGTGTGTTTTACAGATACCTGTTCTGTATTTGCCTATTCCGTTTGGGATAAAGCTATCCGTACAGATGAAGCGCTCTATAATGTGATTGGCTGCTACCGCGATCCCATATTCGGATTGACTACAGCCTGCTCTTACACGCAATTTCATATGCCGGAAAATGCCTTGACGTTTGGGACAAATCCTGTACCCGACTCCTTGGTTCTTTGCCTCGCTTATGCAGGGCAGTATGGCGACAGTACTGAAGCGCTGACATTTTTTGTGAACGAAATTGCAGAAAATCTTTATCTTGACAGTGCCTACCATTCTGATGATAAAAGTACCGTGTTTAAAAATGTTCTGGGTACGAAAACCTTTGTTCCTAAAATTCATGACAGCGTTTTTGTCGATGGTATAAACAACATTGCCCATCTTCGTATAAAACTTAGTCAGAACCTTGCGCAAAAATTTATTGATGCGTCCGGCACTTCTGATTTGGCTGATAATACAAGCTTTGTTTCCTTCTTCAAAGGCCTTCGTATTTCATCCATGCCTGAGTTTTCTTCTGGTTCGGTTCAGAGCTTTGGGTTCCTTTCAAGTGGTACAAAACTCGTTTTGTACTATCATAACGACTCAGATACCACAAGCCAGAAATTTGTTATTGACGAGAAGTGTGCACGATACAACGCTTTTGAGCATTATGGCTATGGTCAGGCAGATCCAATGCTGAAAAATCAGATTCTGAACGGAGATACTCTTGCTCCGAATTCATTGTATTTGCAGGCAATGGGCGGGCTCAAAGTTAAGCTTCAGTTCCCGCACATACTCGATCTTGTGAGCAAAAACCAGATTGCAATTGACAAAGCTGTGCTTGTCGTTAAAGTTGATGAGACAACAATCGGAACGCTCAATCCTCCGGTTAATTTGGCGTTGATAAAAATAAACAACGACGGCACGTTTTCATTTTTGCCTGATCAATATTTTGGAACGTCTTACTTCGGTGGCTCCTATGATGCCTCAACACATGAATACCGATTCACGATTTCTAAATACATTCAGGATCTGTTGCTTTACGGAAGCGGTTATGATAAAGGATTGTATCTTGCCGTTTCAGGTGCAGCAATATATGGTAACAGAGTTGTTATTAATGGCAGCGGAAATACAAACGGAAAGCTCCGTCTTGAAATTACTTATACTAAAATAAACTGA
- the glmS gene encoding glutamine--fructose-6-phosphate transaminase (isomerizing) produces MCGIVAYVGPKQAYPILMKGLYRLEYRGYDSAGLALLNGGAINLYKNKGKVSALEECVKGQDVGGNIGIAHTRWATHGEPNDVNAHPHFSPSKKLAIIHNGIIENYAALREELKSRGYIFESNTDTEVLIHLIEDIRTKEKLNLPEAVMMALNQVIGAYAIVIIAEEDPDMLIAARKGSPLVIGIGEDEFFVASDATPIIEHTKNVVYLNDEEVAIIRRNEELKIKTIRNKDKTLYIQELEMNLSAIEKGGFEHFMLKEIYEQPRSIRDCMRGRMNSETGTVSLGGIVDYIEKFKNANRIIFVACGTSWHAGLVGEYLFEELARVPVEVEYASEFRYRNPVIYEDDIVIAISQSGETADTLAALDLAKSKGATIIGICNVVGSSIARATDAGSYTHAGPEIGVASTKAFTAQVTILTLMALMIADKKGTISKSRFYQIINELEGIPAKVEKTLAASETIKAIAAKFKDASNFLYLGRGYNFPVALEGALKLKEISYIHAEGYPAAEMKHGPIALIDKDMPVVVIATNKGTYEKVLSNIEEVKARKGVIIAIVTQGDVAVKKLADYTIEIPETEEMLIPLLATIPLQLLSYYIAVMRKCNVDMPRNLAKSVTVE; encoded by the coding sequence ATGTGCGGTATAGTTGCATATGTTGGCCCCAAGCAGGCCTACCCCATATTGATGAAAGGTCTTTACAGACTTGAATACAGAGGCTACGATAGCGCTGGTCTTGCACTTCTGAACGGAGGCGCGATAAACCTGTATAAAAACAAAGGCAAGGTTTCGGCACTCGAAGAATGCGTTAAAGGTCAGGATGTTGGCGGAAATATCGGAATTGCTCACACACGTTGGGCTACCCACGGCGAACCCAATGATGTGAATGCGCATCCGCACTTTTCACCATCGAAAAAACTTGCCATCATTCATAACGGTATTATCGAGAATTATGCTGCACTGAGGGAAGAACTGAAATCACGCGGATATATTTTTGAAAGCAACACAGATACAGAAGTACTGATTCATCTGATAGAAGATATCCGCACGAAAGAAAAACTTAATCTCCCTGAAGCAGTTATGATGGCGCTGAATCAGGTTATCGGGGCATACGCTATTGTAATTATTGCGGAAGAAGATCCGGATATGCTCATAGCCGCACGTAAAGGCAGCCCATTGGTCATTGGAATTGGTGAAGATGAATTTTTTGTTGCCTCCGACGCAACTCCTATTATTGAACATACCAAAAATGTGGTTTATCTCAATGATGAAGAAGTTGCCATTATCAGGCGCAACGAAGAATTGAAGATAAAGACTATTCGCAATAAAGATAAAACCCTCTACATTCAGGAACTGGAAATGAATCTTAGCGCCATCGAAAAAGGCGGATTTGAGCATTTCATGCTGAAGGAGATATACGAGCAGCCCCGTTCCATACGCGACTGTATGAGAGGACGCATGAATTCCGAAACAGGCACGGTGTCGCTGGGCGGTATTGTAGATTATATCGAGAAGTTTAAAAATGCAAACCGTATCATTTTTGTTGCTTGTGGCACATCATGGCACGCAGGTCTTGTTGGTGAATATCTTTTCGAAGAACTGGCTAGGGTTCCCGTTGAAGTGGAGTATGCTTCTGAATTCAGGTACAGGAATCCCGTTATATATGAAGATGATATCGTAATTGCCATTTCACAGTCGGGTGAAACTGCCGATACGCTGGCTGCACTTGACCTGGCAAAATCCAAAGGCGCGACAATTATCGGCATCTGTAATGTGGTGGGTTCATCCATTGCACGTGCAACCGACGCCGGAAGTTACACGCATGCAGGTCCGGAAATCGGCGTTGCTTCTACAAAAGCATTTACAGCGCAGGTTACCATCCTTACCCTGATGGCACTCATGATTGCCGACAAAAAAGGCACCATCTCAAAATCCAGATTCTATCAAATTATCAATGAGCTGGAAGGCATTCCTGCCAAGGTTGAGAAAACACTCGCTGCCAGCGAAACAATCAAAGCGATAGCCGCCAAATTTAAAGATGCAAGTAATTTCCTGTATCTCGGTCGCGGATATAATTTCCCGGTGGCGCTTGAGGGTGCATTAAAACTAAAAGAGATATCATACATTCATGCCGAAGGATATCCTGCAGCTGAAATGAAACATGGCCCGATTGCCCTCATCGATAAAGATATGCCGGTGGTTGTAATAGCGACCAATAAGGGCACGTATGAAAAGGTGCTTTCAAATATCGAGGAAGTAAAAGCCCGTAAAGGCGTTATCATTGCCATTGTTACCCAAGGCGACGTTGCCGTTAAAAAACTGGCTGATTATACGATTGAAATTCCGGAAACGGAAGAAATGCTGATACCGCTTTTAGCCACTATTCCACTTCAGCTGCTTTCATATTATATTGCAGTAATGAGAAAGTGTAACGTGGATATGCCCAGGAACCTTGCCAAATCTGTGACTGTTGAATAA
- a CDS encoding Nif3-like dinuclear metal center hexameric protein, with product MRVKDIIVFFEKIAPVSLKESYDNVGLLVGSNEKEISKALICIDVTQAILDEAVSKGCDLIISHHPLIFSPIKNVTGQTPTGQIIISAIKNDIAVYAIHTNIDNSILGFNSLAAEKMGLTDVTILSPKTGLLRKLVTFCPDEHAPAVRDALFAAGCGHIGNYDSCSYNLNGQGSFRGLENAHPFVGTPGIIHFENEVRIETIFPSSMQSSVLKALFAAHPYEEVAYDIYPLDNDYKGAGSGVIGTLKPGVAASDLMVMLKDIFKIPCIRHSDPIEKEIRKVAFCGGAGSFLAREAKAKGADILITGDLKYHDFANADSEFMLADIGHFESEFCFREHIQSLMNKKFATFAVLLSEAEENPINYL from the coding sequence ATGAGAGTCAAAGATATAATCGTATTTTTTGAAAAGATTGCCCCTGTCAGCCTGAAAGAATCGTACGACAATGTCGGTTTACTCGTTGGCAGTAACGAAAAAGAGATCAGCAAAGCGCTCATCTGTATCGATGTTACACAGGCAATTTTGGATGAGGCCGTAAGCAAGGGTTGTGACCTCATTATTTCTCATCATCCTCTGATATTTAGTCCAATAAAGAATGTTACGGGGCAAACGCCCACCGGTCAGATTATCATCAGTGCGATCAAAAATGATATTGCTGTTTACGCCATCCATACCAATATTGATAACTCTATACTCGGTTTTAACAGCCTGGCTGCAGAGAAAATGGGATTGACCGATGTTACAATATTAAGTCCTAAAACAGGATTGCTCAGGAAGCTCGTTACTTTTTGTCCCGACGAACATGCTCCGGCAGTTCGTGATGCATTATTTGCCGCAGGTTGCGGACACATTGGTAATTATGATTCCTGTAGTTATAACCTCAATGGGCAGGGTTCTTTTCGCGGTCTTGAAAACGCCCATCCTTTTGTTGGAACTCCCGGTATCATTCATTTTGAAAACGAAGTTCGGATAGAAACAATATTTCCTTCATCGATGCAGTCATCAGTGCTGAAAGCTCTGTTTGCGGCCCATCCATACGAAGAAGTTGCGTATGATATTTATCCGCTTGACAACGATTATAAGGGCGCCGGATCGGGCGTTATCGGAACCCTGAAACCGGGCGTTGCTGCGTCGGATTTGATGGTTATGCTTAAAGACATTTTTAAAATTCCATGCATCCGCCATTCTGACCCTATTGAAAAAGAAATACGTAAAGTGGCTTTTTGCGGCGGCGCCGGGAGTTTTCTGGCGCGTGAAGCTAAAGCTAAAGGTGCTGATATTCTCATCACAGGCGACCTGAAATACCATGATTTTGCCAACGCAGATTCTGAATTTATGCTGGCAGATATTGGTCATTTTGAAAGCGAATTTTGTTTTAGGGAACATATTCAGTCACTTATGAACAAAAAATTTGCTACTTTTGCAGTTCTTTTATCAGAAGCAGAAGAAAATCCCATTAATTATCTGTAA
- a CDS encoding C4-type zinc ribbon domain-containing protein: MAKTPPKSTSAKSAATKVDALDKKAKNTDISAEEVEVAKKTVKSQSDDKAEISIEKKLVALYQLQQIDTEINKIHIVRGELPLEVQDLEDEIEGLDVRLENYKKETETLETSIKEKKTAIKDFQTAIKKYETQQMSVRNNREYDSVTKEIEFQTLEIQLCEKKIREFTTALDAKKETIDKTKVALKERTDDLKQKKAELDDIVNETEKEENKLLKKSLDNQKYVEDRLLTAYQKIKQNVRNGLAVVVVERDACGGCFNKIPPQRQLDIQMHKKIIVCEYCGRILVDISIAELAQE, encoded by the coding sequence ATGGCAAAGACACCTCCCAAAAGCACCTCAGCAAAATCAGCCGCAACAAAAGTTGACGCCCTTGATAAAAAGGCAAAAAATACTGATATCTCTGCTGAAGAAGTTGAAGTAGCGAAAAAAACCGTCAAAAGCCAATCCGACGATAAAGCTGAAATTTCTATCGAGAAAAAGCTTGTTGCCCTTTATCAGCTGCAGCAGATAGATACTGAGATAAACAAAATTCATATTGTTCGCGGTGAGCTTCCTCTGGAAGTACAGGATCTGGAAGATGAAATAGAAGGGTTGGATGTTCGTCTAGAAAATTACAAGAAAGAAACTGAAACGCTGGAGACTTCTATAAAAGAAAAGAAGACTGCCATAAAGGATTTTCAGACTGCCATCAAGAAATATGAAACTCAGCAAATGAGTGTGAGGAATAATCGTGAATACGATTCTGTTACAAAAGAAATCGAGTTCCAGACCCTCGAAATACAGCTTTGCGAAAAAAAGATTCGCGAATTTACGACTGCCCTTGATGCGAAAAAGGAAACTATTGACAAAACAAAAGTGGCTTTAAAAGAGCGCACCGACGACCTGAAACAGAAAAAAGCCGAACTTGACGACATTGTGAACGAAACCGAAAAAGAAGAAAATAAACTGCTGAAAAAGTCGTTGGATAATCAAAAATATGTTGAAGATCGCCTGCTGACAGCGTATCAGAAAATTAAGCAAAATGTTCGCAATGGCCTGGCCGTTGTTGTTGTGGAACGTGATGCTTGCGGCGGCTGTTTCAATAAAATTCCACCCCAAAGACAACTTGATATTCAGATGCACAAAAAAATTATCGTTTGCGAGTATTGCGGAAGGATTCTTGTCGACATTTCCATCGCAGAACTTGCGCAGGAATAG